In Deltaproteobacteria bacterium, the genomic window CCTGCTCGGAGGCGCCAAGGTCTCCGACAAGCTCGCCGTGCTCGGCGCCATGGCGGAGCGCGCGGACGTGCTCTGCGTCGGCGGTGCCATGGCCTACACCTTCCTGCGCGCGCGGGGCCAGGCGACCGGCGCCTCGCGGGTCGAGGAGGACCAGGTCGGCGAGGCCAAGCGCGTGCTGGGCGCCGCCGAGGCGGCCGGCCACCGGCTGCTGCTGCCCGTGGACCACGTGGTGGCGGAGACGCTCGAGGCGGGGGTTCCCACCCGCGTCGTGCGCGAGATCCCCGACGGCTGGATGGGCCTCGACATCGGACCCGAGACGGCGGCGGCCTACGCGGCCGAGGCCCGGGCGGCGCGTACGATCTTCTGGAACGGGCCGATGGGGGTGTTCGAGATCGACGCCTTCGCGCAGGGCACCGAGGCCGTGGCGCGCGGCGTCGCCGAGTCGGCCGGCCACTCGGTGGTCGGCGGCGGCGACTCGCTGGCCGCGGTCAACAAGCTCGGCCTCGGGGGCCGCATCGACCACCTCTCGACGGGCGGCGGCGCCTCGCTCGAGTTCGTCGAGGGGCGGACGCTTCCGGGTGTCGCCGCGCTGGAGCAGCACGGATGAGGCGGCGCTTCCTCGCGGCCAACTGGAAGATGCACAAGACCGTGGGCGAGGCGGTCGCGTTCGCGCGCGACTTCCTGCCGCGCGTGAAGGGCGCGCGCGCCGAGATCGCGATCGCTCCGCCCTTCACCGCGCTGGCCGCGCTCGGCGAGGCGCTGGCGGGCTCGAACGTGGCGCTCGCCGCCCAGAACGTGCACGACGAGGCCAAGGGCGCCTTCACCGGCGAGATCGCCCCGGGCATGCTGGCCGACCTGGGCTGCGCGTGGGCCATCGTCGGCCACAGCGAGCGGCGCGCGCTCTTCGGCGAGACGGACGCCTTCATCGCGCGCAAAGCCGCCGCGCTCTTCGCCGCCGGCCTGCGCCCGATCGTCTGCGTCGGCGAGACGCTCGCCGAGCGCGAGGCCGGCCGCACCTTCGCCGTGCTCGAGGCCCAGCTCGCGGGCTCGCTCGCGGCGGTCCCGGGCGAGCGAGCGGCCGAGCTGGTGCTCGCCTACGAGCCCGTCTGGGCGATCGGCACGGGCCGCACCGCGACGCCCGCGATGGCGCAGGAGGCCCACGCGATGATCCGCGGCTGGCTGCGCGGGCGATTTGCCGCCGGCGCCGACGCGATCCGCATCCAGTACGGCGGCTCGGTCAAGCCCGACAACGCGGCCGAGCTGCTCGCCCAGCCCGACGTCGACGGCGCCCTGGTGGGCGGCGCGGGCCTCGAGCCGGAGTCGTTCGCGCGCATCGTGC contains:
- a CDS encoding phosphoglycerate kinase, with translation MPSLDDLLRDPAALRGRRVFVRADLNVPLRDGKVGDDTRIRATLPTLRRLVAAGARLVVASHLGRPKGKRDPKASLAPVAGRLGELLGRPVAFAPDCVGPEAEAAVAKLGEGDVLLLENLRFHAGEEKNEPALAAALARLADVYVNDAFGTAHRAHASTAGMVAHVRQVAAGDLLRAELEHLRRVVVPERPFLCLLGGAKVSDKLAVLGAMAERADVLCVGGAMAYTFLRARGQATGASRVEEDQVGEAKRVLGAAEAAGHRLLLPVDHVVAETLEAGVPTRVVREIPDGWMGLDIGPETAAAYAAEARAARTIFWNGPMGVFEIDAFAQGTEAVARGVAESAGHSVVGGGDSLAAVNKLGLGGRIDHLSTGGGASLEFVEGRTLPGVAALEQHG
- the tpiA gene encoding triose-phosphate isomerase: MRRRFLAANWKMHKTVGEAVAFARDFLPRVKGARAEIAIAPPFTALAALGEALAGSNVALAAQNVHDEAKGAFTGEIAPGMLADLGCAWAIVGHSERRALFGETDAFIARKAAALFAAGLRPIVCVGETLAEREAGRTFAVLEAQLAGSLAAVPGERAAELVLAYEPVWAIGTGRTATPAMAQEAHAMIRGWLRGRFAAGADAIRIQYGGSVKPDNAAELLAQPDVDGALVGGAGLEPESFARIVLAKEEP